The following is a genomic window from Aliidongia dinghuensis.
TTCTCAAGGACGGTCGTAAGTATTTTATCAACCTCTTTCGATCGTCCTGCGAACAAATCCTCTTCATCAATCGGCGCACCATCGAAAAGGCTCAAGATTTCGAATCTCAAGGAAAACCATTCATCGGCCGTGGTTGGACGCTTCATCGTGCTTTCCTGCGAGGGAAGTGGGCTGCTGATTTGTACCACAGGCGTTGACCAAATCAACCAAGGCGTTGACTGGAGCGGCTCATGCGTTGAGTAGATGATTGATGCTAAGCATAAAAGTTCATATTATAATGGGCATGAACAAGCTCTCTCTCGCCAAGCGCACCCAAATCCTTGCCATGCTGTGCGAAGGCTCGTCCATGCGGTCGATCTCCCGCGTGGTGGACGTGTCCATCAACACGGCGAGCAAGATCCTCGTGGAAGCTGGCGAGGCATGCTTGCCGCTGCATGACGAGACGGTGCGCGACGTGAAGGCGAGCCGCATGCAGTGCGATGAGATCTGGTCGTTCTGCTACGCCAAGGAGCGGACCCTGCCGACCGCCAAGGCCGCGACCGATGGCGCGGGAGACGTGTGGACTTGGACCGCGCTTGATGCCGATACCAAGTTGATCGTCTCGTACTTCGTCGGGGATCGCTCGGGGCAGTCGGCCATCGCGCTCATGGACGATCTTTGCGGCCGTCTACGCAATCGCGTCCAACTCACCACGGACGGCCACCGGGCCTATTTGGAAGCGGTCGAGGGCGCGTTCGGTGGCGACGTGGACTACGCCCAGCTTGTGAAGCTGTACGGCGAGGTCCCGCAGTCGTTCAAGGGCCGCTATAGCCCCGCCGAATGCTTGGGTGCGAAGAAGCATCGGGTGGAAGGCGAGCCGGATCTGGCGCACGTCTCTACCAGCTATGTCGAGCGCCAGAACCTCACCATGCGGATGTCGATGCGCCGGTTCACGCGGCTGACCAATGCGTTCTCGAAGAAGCTCGACAACCATATTCACGCGCTAGCGCTCTACTTCGCCTTCTACAACTTCTGCCGCATCCACAAGTCGCTGCGGGTGTCGCCCGCGATGGCGGCCGGTGTCAGCGATCGGCTATGGTCGATGGAAGATATCGTTGCGCTGATCGATGCGCGGGCCGAGCCCGTGAAGAGGCCGAGGACTTACCGGAAGGAGGCAATGAAATGAGACGCCTGATCGGAGCCTCGTTGCTTTTCATCGGCATTGTCCCGATTAGCGCCCTGCTCTTGCTGTATTTCCTCTGGGCGCGGCACATGTACACTGTTGGCATTTCTCCAGACACACGAACCGAATTGATCCTGATGGCCGTTGCGGATCTCGCTTGCCTCGGATCTGGCACCTACCTCCTGGCCAGCTCTCGAAAAATTTCAAACTGAGACACTACCGGCCAGCCGCCATCGCGGAGAGGTGTGCAAGCTTCAGAAACCACGCCGGAAACAGGCCGATGCCGATGGTGGCGGCGGCAGTGAGCGCGAGCGTGGCGCGGACCGCGGGCGTCAGCACCGGGTCGAACGCGCCGTCGGGTTCGCGCATGTAGATCACCATGACGATGCGGATGTAGAAGTAGGCGGCGACGGCGCTCAGTAGCACCGCGATCACCGCCAGCGTGACGAACCCCCGTTCGACGAGTGCCACCAGCACATAGAACTTGGCGAAGAAGCCGGCCGTCGGCGGGATGCCGGCCAGCGAGAACAGATAGAGCAGCATCAGGAGCGCCAGCGCGCGGTGCGACTTGGCGAAACCTGCGTAGTCCTCGATGACCTCGCCCGAGAAATCGCCGTTCCGCATCATGATGACGATGCCAAAGATGCCGAGGTTCATGAACGTGTAGATCAGCAGGTAGAGCATCACGCCGGAGATGCCGTCCGCACTGCCGGCCACCACGCCGAACAAGGCGAACCCGGCATGGGCGATGCTGGAATAAGCCAAGAGGCGCTTGAAATTGTCCTGCACCAGCGCCACGAAACTGCCGAGCGCCATGGTCACCACAGCAATGACCGCGACGATCACCCAGGCGTGCGAAGCAGCCACCAGCGGGTTGAGAAACACCCGCAAGATCACCGCGAAGCCCGCCGCCTTGGGGCCCACCGACATGAACGCGGTGATCGTCGTCGGCGCGCCTTCGTAGACGTCCGGCACCCACATATGGAACGGCACCGCGCCGACCTTGAAGACCAGCCCTGCGACGATGAAGACCACCGCCAGCAGCAATCCGGGATCGAGCCGATCGCCGGTCGCCGCCGCCGCCATCCCGTCCAGCTGCGTCGTGCCGGTGAGCCCGTAGACCAACGAGGCGCCGTAAAGGAAGATCCCGGTCGAGACCGCGCCAAGGATCACATATTTCAGCGCCGCCTCGTTCGACCGCCGTTCCCGCCGCAGGAAGCCGGTCAACACATAGGTGCAGAGCACCATCAGCTCGAGGCCGACATAGATCGAGATGAGATCGGTGGCCGAGGCCATGATCATCATTCCCGAAAGGGCGAACAGCAGCAGGACATAGTATTCGCTGCTCTCGATCTCTTCGATCTCGGCATATTTCCGCGAAAGAAGGAATGTCAGAACGGTGGTCAAGTAGAACAGCACCTTGAAGAAGACGGCGAAGCGGTCGGCGATGAACATGCCCGCGTAGGCTGGCCGCCCCTCGCCCGCCAGCATGAGTGTCGCCAAGGCGGCAATCAGCACGATCGCGACGGAACCGCAGACAAGGAGAGCTCCCTGCCCCTTGCGGACAAACTGTCCCAGGATCAGCAGGATACAGGCTCCGCCGACCACCACGATCTCCGGCAGGCTGGCGAGGATCGACTGGGACAGCGCAGCGGGGGTCATTGGCCGCGCCCCTCAGCATAGACCTGCGCCAGCAGATGCTTCACCGAGGCATCGATGATGCCGAGAAAGGGTTTCGGATAGAGCCCGACCCAGAGCACCAAGACGGCGAGCGGCAGGATCGCCGCCAGTTCGCGGGCATTCACGTCGCGGATCTTGAACCGCGCACTGACGCTCGCTGGACCGAGTGCCACTTTCCTATACATGCCAAGCAAATAGGCGGCACCCAGCAATGCCCCCAGAACGGCGGCCGCGCCGACGGCCAGGTTGGCCGCAAACCCGCCCGTGAGCACCAGCAATTCGCCCACGAACGAATTCGTTCCCGGCAGCGCCATCGACGACAGGGTGAACAGCGCCAGAAACGTCGTATAGACCGGCGCCGCCTTCATCAGCCCGCCATAATCCGCAATGCTCCGGGTATGGGTCCGCTCGTAGATCAGGCCCACGAACAGGAACAAGGCGCCCGTGGTGACGCCATGATTGAACATCTGCAGGATGCCGCCCTCGAGCCCGCGGCGGTTCAGCGCGAAAATCCCCAGCGTCACCAAGCCCATGTGGCTGATGCTGGAATAGGCCACCAGCTTCTTCAGATCGTCCTGCGCCAGGGCCAGCAGCCCGCCATAGACGATCGCAAGCGCCGAAAGGGTCAGCATCAGCGTCGAATAGTGCGCCGATGCCGCCGGGAGCATCGGCAGCGAGAACCGCAGGAACCCGTAGGCGCCCATCTTCAGGAGCACGGCGGCGAGGATGATGCTGCCCGCGGTCGGTGCCTGCACATGAGCGTCCGGCAGCCAGGTGTGGACCGGGACCATCGGCACCTTGACGGCGAAGGCGATCAGGAAGGCGAAGAACAGCCAGGACTGAACCCGGAACGGCAGATGCTGCTGGGTCAGGACGAGGATATCGAAGGTCCCGCCGTGCAAGTAGAGCACGATGATGCCGATGAGGAACAGGAGGCTGCCCACCAGCGTGTAGAGGAAGAACTTGAACGCCGCATAGACCCGGCCGTCGCCACCCCAGACGCCGATGATCACGTACATCGGGATCAGCATCGCCTCCCAGCAGACGTAGAACAGGAACAGGTTGAGCGCGCAGAACACGCCCAGCATCAGCGCCTGCATGGCCAGCAGACTGATCATGAATTCCTTCACCTTGCGATCGATCGCGACCCACGAGGCGAGCACGCAGATCCAGCCCAAGAGCCCGGTCAGGAACACGAAAAGCGCGCTAATTCCATCGACGCCAAGCGCGTAAGTGATGCCGAGCGCGGGCACCCACGGACGCGCCTCGGTGAACTGCAACTCGTGGGTCGTGGTGTCAAAGCCGGCCAGCATCGCGAGGCAGAGAGCAAAGTCGAGGACGGTGACGCCAAGGGCCGTCCACCGCACCGCGTCGTCGCTGCGGAGAAGCATCAGGACCGCTGCCCCGGCAGCGGGCAGGAACACGATGAGGCTGAGCAGAGGAAGCGACGCCACCCCCTTAACGCCACACCACGGCGAACACGGCGGTAGCCGCGATCACACCCGCCATCATCGCCAGCGCGTAGTGGGTCACGACGCCGGTCTGGAGCTGCCGGAGCGCCCGGCCGCCGCGCAGGGTCGCACGGGCGACGCCGTTCACGACGGCATCCACACCGTTGAGATCGACCCACAGTCCGGCCCGCGCCGTCCGGTGCAGGAAGGGCAGCGCCGCCGTCTCGGACACGTCGCTCACCGCCTTCTCGTAGCTCGCAAGCGGCTTTTCGGCGAGCCACATGAACTGCCGCGCTCCCTTGCGGTAAAACCAGTCGGTGTCGATGCTGATCGTGTTCTCCGGATCGAGCGACCTAAGGAACAGCACGAACCCCAAGGCGGTGAACATGAGCACGCCGAGGCTCTCGACGACATGGACGCCGGTGTAGGGTTCGAAGTCGACCGGATAAGGCAGAAGCGCGTAAAGCCGCTGGGGGAACAGCCCGATCGCGATGCAGAGCGCCGCCGCCATGCCCATCGCGACCAGCATGTTGCGGGGCGGCTCCCGCGCCACGAGTCCCCTGTCCGTGCCGAAGAACATGTAGTACGGGAGCTTGAGCCCGGTGTGCAGGAACGTTCCCGACGATGCCATCGTCAGCGCCAGAACCACGAGCGCGCGGTGATCCTGTGCGGCGGCCGCTATCACCATCGATTTCGTGACGAAGCCCGAGAAGAACGGAAATGCCGAGATCGCGAAGGCGCCGACCATGTAGAGCGCCACAGTCCATGGCATGGTCCGGTAGAGCCCGCCGAGCTCGGTGAGCTTGCGCCGCCCGGTGACATGGATCACCGCCCCCGCCCCCATGAAGAGGAGCGCCTTGTAAAGGATGTGTGCGAAGGCATGGCTGGCCGCGCCGTTCACCGCCATCTCGGTGCCGATGCCGACGCCCGCCACCATGTAGCCGACCTGGCTCACGATGTGATAGGCCAAAAGCCGCCGGCAATCGTTCTCCAGCACGGCGTAGACGACGCCGTAAAGCGCCATCACGGTCCCGAACCAGACCAGCAGCTCGGTCCCCGGAAAGGCCCGCGCCAGCACATAGACGGCGGTCTTGGTGGTGAAGGCGCTCATGAACACCGCCCCGGTGACGGTCGCCTCCGGATAGGCGTCGGTCAGCCAGGCGTTGAGTGGCGGCACGGCGGCGTTGAGCATGAACCCGGCAAGGATCAGGTAGCCGCCGACGCCGGCGCTCCCCTCGATCGGGCCGAAGAGCAGCGAACCGGTCGCGAGCCCGTGGAGGATGACCCCGCCGAGCAGGACGACGCCGCCGGTGACATGGACCATGAGATAGCGGAACCCGGCGCGGATCGCCTGCCTGCCGCGCTGGGCGAAGACCAGATAGGCAGAAGCGAACGCCATGCCTTCCCAGAACAGGTACAGGGTCAGGTAGTCGCCGGCGAACACCACGCCGAGCGCGCAGCCGACATAGACGAACGCTGCCACATGCTGGCCGGCGTCCGTCAGGTGCAGCGCGTAGACCGTGCCGATCAGCGCCATGATGGTGAAGACGATGGCGAAAACGATGGCCAGCTTGTCGACCTTCGCAATCAGGATGTCCTGCCCGATGAACCGCGCAGCACCGTAGCTGCCCGGCTGCATGGTGAGCACGGCCAGGATCGTCAGTGCCGGGATCAGCAGCAGATAAGCCGTGCGGGCCGATCCCTTCAGGAAGGGGATCGGCAGGGCGCCAAGAATGAACAGCAGGGCGGGATGGATGAAGTCAGTCATAATAGTCCTCGCGCCGCATCAGGCCAGCCTGATGGCCGAGGAACTTGGACACGAAGATCAGCAGCACGCAGGAGCCGAAACCATAGACGGCCGACCAGCCCGGCAGGCGGTCCCACAAATATTCGGCGGGCTCGCGAAACACCAGAAAGTCTGCAATGACGATCAGAACGAGCGCCAGATAGAACAGCTGGCGCCGTCGCCTAGCATGTTTCCCTTCACCAAAGAAATAGACGACGCGTTTGATCATCTGATCACTCCGTACGCCAGAGTGAGGAAATAGTCGGGAAAGACGCCCATCAACACCGACAGGATGGCGGTCGCGACCAACGGGATGGTCATCATCGGATTTTCCCGGACGGGCTTAGAGTTCTCGGGCGTAGAGTTCTCGGGCGTAGGGTTCTCGGAGGGCTGCGCCCCGAAAAAGGCGACATAGCTCACCGGCAGGAAATAGGCGGCGTTCAGGACTGAACTCACCAAGAGCACGATCGTGAACGCGGTCTCCCCGGCCTCGACCGAGCCCAGCGCCAGATACCACTTGCTGACGAAGCCCGCGGTCGGCGGCATTCCGATCATGCTGAGCGAGGCGACGAAGAACGCCCCCATCGTCCAGGGCAGCCTGCGGCCGATGCCGGCCATGTCGCCGATGTTCCGCTTGCCCGATGCGCAAAAGATCGACCCGGCGCAAAAAAACAGCGTGATCTTGGAGAAGGCGTGCGCCGCAATGTGGATGATCCCGCCGGCCATCGCGACCGGCGATGACAGAACCGCGCCAAGCACGATGTAGGAGAGCTGGCTGACCGTCGAATAGGCGAGCCTCGCCTTCAGGTCGTCCCGTGTCAGCGCGTAGACGGACGCCATCAGGATCGTGAACGAGACCAGATAGGCCGTAGCAATGCCGAGCCCCAGTCCGTGCACCAGCCCGGTGCCGAAGACATGGAACACCACCCGCAGCACGCAGAACACGCCCATCTTGACCACGGCCACCGCATGCAAGAGCGCGCTGACCGGTGTCGGCGCCACCATTGCGGCAGGGAGCCAGGCGTGCATCGGCATCACCGCGGCCTTGGCGAAGCCGAAGAGATAGCAGAAATAGACAACCGTCAGCAGCGCCGCCGGGGCATCGACCCGCGCCAGCAGGCCTCCCGCCACAAAGTCGAGCGAGCCCGCGAGCTGGTAGGTCAGCGCCAGCGCCGCGAGCAGCACGCTTTTCGACGCGCCCATCAGATAGACGAGGTACTTGCGGCTGCCCCTCCATCCCTCTTCGTCCTCGTGGTGGTAGACGAGCGGATATGTCACGAGGCTGAGCATCTCGTAGAAGATTACCAGCGTGAACAGATTGGCGGCGAAGGCGCCCCCGATGGCCGCCGCAATGCTGGTGGCGAAGCAGGCAAAGAACCGGGTCTGCGCGTGCTCCTTCAGATGCCGCATGTAGCCGATCGAATAGATCGCCGCCACG
Proteins encoded in this region:
- a CDS encoding helix-turn-helix domain-containing protein, which gives rise to MNKLSLAKRTQILAMLCEGSSMRSISRVVDVSINTASKILVEAGEACLPLHDETVRDVKASRMQCDEIWSFCYAKERTLPTAKAATDGAGDVWTWTALDADTKLIVSYFVGDRSGQSAIALMDDLCGRLRNRVQLTTDGHRAYLEAVEGAFGGDVDYAQLVKLYGEVPQSFKGRYSPAECLGAKKHRVEGEPDLAHVSTSYVERQNLTMRMSMRRFTRLTNAFSKKLDNHIHALALYFAFYNFCRIHKSLRVSPAMAAGVSDRLWSMEDIVALIDARAEPVKRPRTYRKEAMK
- a CDS encoding NADH-quinone oxidoreductase subunit N, with amino-acid sequence MTPAALSQSILASLPEIVVVGGACILLILGQFVRKGQGALLVCGSVAIVLIAALATLMLAGEGRPAYAGMFIADRFAVFFKVLFYLTTVLTFLLSRKYAEIEEIESSEYYVLLLFALSGMMIMASATDLISIYVGLELMVLCTYVLTGFLRRERRSNEAALKYVILGAVSTGIFLYGASLVYGLTGTTQLDGMAAAATGDRLDPGLLLAVVFIVAGLVFKVGAVPFHMWVPDVYEGAPTTITAFMSVGPKAAGFAVILRVFLNPLVAASHAWVIVAVIAVVTMALGSFVALVQDNFKRLLAYSSIAHAGFALFGVVAGSADGISGVMLYLLIYTFMNLGIFGIVIMMRNGDFSGEVIEDYAGFAKSHRALALLMLLYLFSLAGIPPTAGFFAKFYVLVALVERGFVTLAVIAVLLSAVAAYFYIRIVMVIYMREPDGAFDPVLTPAVRATLALTAAATIGIGLFPAWFLKLAHLSAMAAGR
- a CDS encoding NADH-quinone oxidoreductase subunit M, which codes for MASLPLLSLIVFLPAAGAAVLMLLRSDDAVRWTALGVTVLDFALCLAMLAGFDTTTHELQFTEARPWVPALGITYALGVDGISALFVFLTGLLGWICVLASWVAIDRKVKEFMISLLAMQALMLGVFCALNLFLFYVCWEAMLIPMYVIIGVWGGDGRVYAAFKFFLYTLVGSLLFLIGIIVLYLHGGTFDILVLTQQHLPFRVQSWLFFAFLIAFAVKVPMVPVHTWLPDAHVQAPTAGSIILAAVLLKMGAYGFLRFSLPMLPAASAHYSTLMLTLSALAIVYGGLLALAQDDLKKLVAYSSISHMGLVTLGIFALNRRGLEGGILQMFNHGVTTGALFLFVGLIYERTHTRSIADYGGLMKAAPVYTTFLALFTLSSMALPGTNSFVGELLVLTGGFAANLAVGAAAVLGALLGAAYLLGMYRKVALGPASVSARFKIRDVNARELAAILPLAVLVLWVGLYPKPFLGIIDASVKHLLAQVYAEGRGQ
- a CDS encoding Na(+)/H(+) antiporter subunit D; this encodes MTDFIHPALLFILGALPIPFLKGSARTAYLLLIPALTILAVLTMQPGSYGAARFIGQDILIAKVDKLAIVFAIVFTIMALIGTVYALHLTDAGQHVAAFVYVGCALGVVFAGDYLTLYLFWEGMAFASAYLVFAQRGRQAIRAGFRYLMVHVTGGVVLLGGVILHGLATGSLLFGPIEGSAGVGGYLILAGFMLNAAVPPLNAWLTDAYPEATVTGAVFMSAFTTKTAVYVLARAFPGTELLVWFGTVMALYGVVYAVLENDCRRLLAYHIVSQVGYMVAGVGIGTEMAVNGAASHAFAHILYKALLFMGAGAVIHVTGRRKLTELGGLYRTMPWTVALYMVGAFAISAFPFFSGFVTKSMVIAAAAQDHRALVVLALTMASSGTFLHTGLKLPYYMFFGTDRGLVAREPPRNMLVAMGMAAALCIAIGLFPQRLYALLPYPVDFEPYTGVHVVESLGVLMFTALGFVLFLRSLDPENTISIDTDWFYRKGARQFMWLAEKPLASYEKAVSDVSETAALPFLHRTARAGLWVDLNGVDAVVNGVARATLRGGRALRQLQTGVVTHYALAMMAGVIAATAVFAVVWR
- a CDS encoding monovalent cation/H+ antiporter subunit D family protein, with amino-acid sequence MSIRPLLAVAVAGLAAVAVLLLNHRETLRDVVSPLAALATFAIVASMAPTVLAGGTVDLRLFEILPGIDFAFRADALGMVFATVSSLLWVVAAIYSIGYMRHLKEHAQTRFFACFATSIAAAIGGAFAANLFTLVIFYEMLSLVTYPLVYHHEDEEGWRGSRKYLVYLMGASKSVLLAALALTYQLAGSLDFVAGGLLARVDAPAALLTVVYFCYLFGFAKAAVMPMHAWLPAAMVAPTPVSALLHAVAVVKMGVFCVLRVVFHVFGTGLVHGLGLGIATAYLVSFTILMASVYALTRDDLKARLAYSTVSQLSYIVLGAVLSSPVAMAGGIIHIAAHAFSKITLFFCAGSIFCASGKRNIGDMAGIGRRLPWTMGAFFVASLSMIGMPPTAGFVSKWYLALGSVEAGETAFTIVLLVSSVLNAAYFLPVSYVAFFGAQPSENPTPENSTPENSKPVRENPMMTIPLVATAILSVLMGVFPDYFLTLAYGVIR